A portion of the Malania oleifera isolate guangnan ecotype guangnan chromosome 3, ASM2987363v1, whole genome shotgun sequence genome contains these proteins:
- the LOC131150639 gene encoding acyl carrier protein 1, chloroplastic-like: MASVAATSISKAPFSCSFKQNLAPTRISNLSSVSLSVKGISYPSLRLQPGQSRFRVSCAAKPETVNKVCEIVKKQLALPDGSAVSGESKFAALGADSLDTVEIVMGLEEEFGISVEEESAQSITTVQEAADLIEKLMEKKDA, encoded by the exons ATGGCTTCAGTCGCAGCTACATCGATTTCGAAGGCCCCTTTCTCATGCTCTTTCAAGCAGAACCTG GCACCTACAAGAATCTCAAATCTGAGTTCAGTTTCTTTGTCTGTCAAGGGGATTAGCTATCCATCGCTCAGGTTGCAACCGGGGCAATCCCGCTTCCGGGTTTCCTGCGCT GCCAAACCAGAGACTGTGAACAAGGTGTGTGAAATAGTCAAAAAACAGCTGGCACTACCAGATGGCTCTGCTGTCAGTGGAGAGTCAAAGTTTGCAGCACTTGGAGCTGATTCTCTCGATACG GTTGAAATTGTGATGGGCCTCGAGGAAGAATTTGGAATCAGTGTGGAAGAAGAAAGTGCCCAGAGTATCACCACCGTTCAAGAAGCAGCCGATCTTATTGAGAAGCTCATGGAGAAGAAGGATGCTTAG